CCAAAGGGGTCACCCCTTTGGCCGCCGAAGCAACGGTGGTTCCCGTCAGGCATCGACTTCGGCTGTCCCGGTCCACCGCCGACCAGATTGACAGCCAACGCAAAGAACCCATAACCCTTTGAAAATTTTTCCCATCCAGGGGGTCCGGGGGGGATGATCCCCCCGGCCGCCGGAGGCACTCTTATAATTCAAGCTGCCCTTTGGTCGCCGGGAGCGCCATGAAATACGTCACCATTGCCTGTATCGCGGCCATGCTGGCCTACTGCGGCTATCTGACCATGCTCTATGTCGGCCAGGACAGGATGGTTTTCCCCGGCCGGGCGGCCAATCCGGGCCGGGTGGACGAGATCAAGCATTATTACCCGCGGTTGGAACCGTTTGATCTGCCGGCTGCTGACGGGACGATGCTTCGCGGCTATTATCTGCCGCGCCAGCGCGACGGCCGCCTGCAGCCCGCGGTGCTCTATTTTTCCGGCAACGCCGAGGAACAGACCGGCTTTTTCCTATGGTCGCCCAACGAACTGCGGGCCTACACCGTGGCCGGCGTGGACTATCGGGGCTATGGCGGCTCTGACGGCAAACCGTCCGAGGCGCTCGTCAAAGCCGATGCCCTGGCCGTCTACGACGCGCTCATGCAAAAGCTCGGCCCGGACGGGCGCATCGTGGTCATGGGCCGCAGCCTTGGCTCGGGCGTGGCCGCCTTTGTCGCGGCCAACCGACCGGTGGCCGGCGTCATTTTGGTCACGCCCTACGACTCCCTGGCCGCCGTGGGACAGGCCGCCCATCCCCTGGCCCCGGTGCGGCTTTTAATGAAACACCCCTTTGACACAGCCCCGGATGCGGCCCGGATCACGGCTCCGAGCCTGTTTCTGGTGGCCGGCGACGACCGTCTCATCCCGCCGGTCCATGCCGAGCGGTTGTCAGCGCTGTGGCCCGGACCCAAGACCTACGAGGTCATTGCCGCCGCCACGCACAACAACATCATCGACAATCCTCAATACTGGAACATCATTCGGGAATTTCTCAAAGGGTGCCTGGGCTAAAGATGTTGCCTGAAATATCTTATCACACGTATTGATTTTTGCTTTGGCTGGTGTATTCCCCCGTAAAAGGCCCTGACCGGGCCGGGAGGGGACTATGCGCATTGACGCCCATTGCCACGTCTTCACTTTTGCGTCGTTTCTGACCGCAGCGGCTGAAACGAATCTCAAGGCCCGGCTCAAAAGCCGGCATCTGTCCGACGCAGCCTGCAATGACATTGTCGCTTTTGCCAAGGATGTGTTGTTTGGCGGCGCTGCCGAGGCGCGTCTGGCGGCTTTGGCCAAGAAATTCGGGTTGGTCGGCCATCCGGTGCTGGAGTTTTTGCGGCGCGGCTGTCGGCCATCCATCAGCGAGGTGACGGACGCGCTCATGGCCGACACCAAGGCTGCGGCTGCTCCGGATGGGGAGTACATGGCCGTGGCCCTGATGATGGATGTTGTTGACGGCGAGTCCTCGCAGCAGGACAAGGAACGCTTCGCCAGACAATACGACGATCCGTTGTTTCCATCCAAACCGTGCGCCGGGCAATACCATGACACGGTGTTGCAGGCCGTGCGCTATCCGGGCCGATTGCTTCCCTTCGTGGCCGTCAATCCCCTGCGCGGGGACGAAGCCCTGGCCATCATGCACCATGCCCTGGACAGCGGCGAGTGCGTGGGCGTCAAGCTTTATCCATCTTTGGGCTATGGCAT
The Desulfovibrio sp. TomC genome window above contains:
- a CDS encoding alpha/beta hydrolase: MKYVTIACIAAMLAYCGYLTMLYVGQDRMVFPGRAANPGRVDEIKHYYPRLEPFDLPAADGTMLRGYYLPRQRDGRLQPAVLYFSGNAEEQTGFFLWSPNELRAYTVAGVDYRGYGGSDGKPSEALVKADALAVYDALMQKLGPDGRIVVMGRSLGSGVAAFVAANRPVAGVILVTPYDSLAAVGQAAHPLAPVRLLMKHPFDTAPDAARITAPSLFLVAGDDRLIPPVHAERLSALWPGPKTYEVIAAATHNNIIDNPQYWNIIREFLKGCLG